A genomic segment from Drosophila miranda strain MSH22 chromosome 3, D.miranda_PacBio2.1, whole genome shotgun sequence encodes:
- the LOC117188010 gene encoding muscarinic acetylcholine receptor DM1 isoform X2 translates to MEPVMSLALAAHGPPSILEPLFKTVTTSTTTTSTTTTTTTTTTSSPAHLSSTGTTLLTALLENLTTTAASGLYDPYPYANQTNGSMVFETKGPRYSLASMVVMGFVAAILSTVTVAGNVMVMISFKIDKQLQTISNYFLFSLAIADFAIGAISMPLFAVTTILGYWPLGPIVCDTWLALDYLASNASVLNLLIISFDRYFSVTRPLTYRAKRTTNRAAVMIGAAWGISLLLWPPWIYSWPYIEGKRTVPKDECYIQFIETNQYITFGTALAAFYFPVTIMCFLYWRIWRETKKRQKDLPNLQAGKKDSSKRSNSSDENTVVNHAGGGLLAFAQLGANDHDTWRRPRSESSADAESVYMTNMVLDSGYHGMHSRKSSIKSTNTIKKPYNCFGSVKEWCIAWWHSGREDSDDFAYEQEEPSDLGCTSMNVMRDNYSMGGSTSGVRPPSILLSDVSPTPLARPPMPLSSISQMQELNATGNNSQNSSNSGAAANAGGASTGNGAAIGLGLGLGLGMATANGTASCSNTNGNGNVNANGNSANTAVRDSRTLPVINRINSRSVSQDSVYTILIRLPSDGASSNAAMSRAGAAGGGGAGAGSAEAAAVGASAVAVGQGDYAPSIKMIQEDATPSTLASSAAVTTVPPLATRRPLPSRDSEFSLPLGRRMSHAQHDARLLNAKVIPKQLGKAGAAGAAGGAAGQHALMNARNAAAKKKKKSQEKRQETKAAKTLSAILLSFIITWTPYNILVLIKPLTTCSDCIPAELWDFFYALCYINSTINPMCYALCNASFRRTYIRILTCKWHTRNREGMVRGVYN, encoded by the exons ATGGAGCCGGTGATGAGCCTTGCCCTGGCCGCCCATGGCCCGCCCAGCATACTTGAGCCTCTGTTTAAAACCGTAACTACGAGCACAACGACCAcatcgacgacgacgaccacaaCCACAACGACGACTAGCAGTCCGGCGCACCTGTCGTCGACAGGCACCACCCTGCTGACGGCCCTCCTCGAAAATCTGACCACGACAGCGGCCAGCGGACTGTACGATCCGTACCCTTACGCCAACCAGACGAACGGCTCGATGGTCTTCGAGACGAAGGGGCCGCGCTACTCGCTTGCCTCGATGGTGGTCATGGGCTTCGTAGCGGCGATTCTGAGCACGGTGACGGTGGCGGGCAACGTCATGGTGATGATCTCCTTCAAGATCGACAAGCAGCTGCAGACGATCAGCAACTACTTCCTCTTCTCACTGGCCATCGCGGACTTTGCCATCGGCGCCATCTCGATGCCGCTGTTCGCGGTTACCACCATCCTGGGCTACTGGCCGCTAGGGCCGATTGTCTGCGACACCTGGCTGGCCCTCGACTACCTGGCCTCGAACGCCTCAGTGCTGAACCTGCTGATCATCAGCTTCGATCGCTACTTCAGCGTCACTCGGCCGCTCACGTACCGCGCCAAGCGCACCACCAACCGGGCGGCGGTGATGATCGGCGCCGCCTGGGGCATCAGCCTACTGCTCTGGCCGCCCTGGATCTACAGCTGGCCCTACATCGAGGGCAAGCGCACGGTGCCCAAGGACGAGTGCTACATCCAGTTCATCGAGACGAACCAGTACATCACCTTCGGCACAGCGCTCGCCGCCTTCTACTTCCCCGTCACGATAATGTGCTTCCTCTACTGGCGCATTTGGCGCGAAACAAAGAAGCGGCAGAAGGACCTGCCCAATCTGCAGGCGGGCAAGAAGGACTCCAGCAAGCGCTCGAACAGCAG TGACGAGAACACTGTGGTCAATCATGCAGGCGGCGGCCTGCTGGCCTTCGCCCAGTTGGGCGCCAACGATCACGACACCTGGCGACGGCCGCGCTCCGAGAGCTCTGCGGATGCGGAGAGTGTCTACATGACCAATATGGTCCTCGATTCCGGCTACCACGGCATGCACTCGCGCAAGTCAAGC ATCAAAAGCACCAATACAATCAAAAAGCCGTACAACTGCTTCGGCAGCGTCAAGGAGTGGTGCATTGCGTGGTGGCATTCCGGGCGCGAGGACTCCGACGACTTTGCCTACGAGCAGGAGGAGCCTTCTGATTTAGG ATGTACCTCGATGAACGTGATGCGGGACAACTACTCGATGGGGGGCAGTACGAGCGGAGTACGGCCCCCCAGCATTCTGCTGTCGGATGTCTCGCCCACGCCCCTGGCCCGGCCCCCGATGCCACTCAGCTCTATCTCGCAGATGCAGGAGCTGAATGCCACCGGAAACAACAGTCAAAACAGCAGCAATAGCGGTGCGGCGGCGAACGCGGGAGGAGCCAGTACAGGGAACGGAGCTGCCAtcggcctgggcctgggcttgggcttgggaaTGGCCACGGCGAATGGAACGGCCAGCTGCAGCAACACCAACGGCAATGGAAACGTGAATGCGAATGGGAATAGCGCTAATACGGCGGTTCGTGACTCCCGCACGCTGCCCGTGATCAATCGCATTAACTCCCGCTCCGTCAGCCAGGACTCGGTCTACACGATACTCATTCGCCTGCCCTCAGACGGAGCCTCATCCAATGCGGCAATGAgcagagcaggagcagcaggaggaggaggagcaggagcaggctCAGCTGAAGCCGCTGCGGTAGGTGCAAGCGCAGTGGCAGTCGGCCAAGGCGATTATGCGCCCTCCATCAAGATGATACAAGAGGATGCGACGCCCTCGACACTGGCCAGCAGTGCTGCAGTCACCACCGTACCCCCTCTGGCCACCCGCCGGCCGTTGCCGTCGCGAGACTCCGAGTTTAGCCTTCCGCTGGGACGGCGCATGTCACACGCCCAACACGATGCCCGCCTGCTCAATGCCAAGGTCATTCCCAAGCAGCTGGGCAAGGCAGGGGCCGCCGGCGCAGCGGGTGGGGCTGCGGGGCAGCACGCCCTCATGAATGCCCGCAATGCGGCGGCcaagaagaaaaagaagtCGCAGGAGAAGCGGCAGGAGACGAAGGCGGCCAAGACGCTGTCGGCCATTCTGCTGAGCTTCATCATCACCTGGACGCCGTACAATATCCTGGTGCTGATCAAGCCGCTGACCACCTGCTCGGACTGCATTCCCGCCGAGCTGTGGGACTTCTTCTACGCGTTATGCTACATCAACTCGACCATCAACCCCATGTGCTATGCCCTCTGCAACGCATCCTTCCGGCGCACCTACATCCGTATCCTCACCTGCAAGTGGCACACCCGCAACCGCGAGGGCATGGTGCGCGGCGTCTACAACTAG
- the LOC117188010 gene encoding muscarinic acetylcholine receptor DM1 isoform X1, with protein sequence MEPVMSLALAAHGPPSILEPLFKTVTTSTTTTSTTTTTTTTTTSSPAHLSSTGTTLLTALLENLTTTAASGLYDPYPYANQTNGSMVFETKGPRYSLASMVVMGFVAAILSTVTVAGNVMVMISFKIDKQLQTISNYFLFSLAIADFAIGAISMPLFAVTTILGYWPLGPIVCDTWLALDYLASNASVLNLLIISFDRYFSVTRPLTYRAKRTTNRAAVMIGAAWGISLLLWPPWIYSWPYIEGKRTVPKDECYIQFIETNQYITFGTALAAFYFPVTIMCFLYWRIWRETKKRQKDLPNLQAGKKDSSKRSNSSDENTVVNHAGGGLLAFAQLGANDHDTWRRPRSESSADAESVYMTNMVLDSGYHGMHSRKSSIKSTNTIKKPYNCFGSVKEWCIAWWHSGREDSDDFAYEQEEPSDLGYATPVTIETPLQSSVSRCTSMNVMRDNYSMGGSTSGVRPPSILLSDVSPTPLARPPMPLSSISQMQELNATGNNSQNSSNSGAAANAGGASTGNGAAIGLGLGLGLGMATANGTASCSNTNGNGNVNANGNSANTAVRDSRTLPVINRINSRSVSQDSVYTILIRLPSDGASSNAAMSRAGAAGGGGAGAGSAEAAAVGASAVAVGQGDYAPSIKMIQEDATPSTLASSAAVTTVPPLATRRPLPSRDSEFSLPLGRRMSHAQHDARLLNAKVIPKQLGKAGAAGAAGGAAGQHALMNARNAAAKKKKKSQEKRQETKAAKTLSAILLSFIITWTPYNILVLIKPLTTCSDCIPAELWDFFYALCYINSTINPMCYALCNASFRRTYIRILTCKWHTRNREGMVRGVYN encoded by the exons ATGGAGCCGGTGATGAGCCTTGCCCTGGCCGCCCATGGCCCGCCCAGCATACTTGAGCCTCTGTTTAAAACCGTAACTACGAGCACAACGACCAcatcgacgacgacgaccacaaCCACAACGACGACTAGCAGTCCGGCGCACCTGTCGTCGACAGGCACCACCCTGCTGACGGCCCTCCTCGAAAATCTGACCACGACAGCGGCCAGCGGACTGTACGATCCGTACCCTTACGCCAACCAGACGAACGGCTCGATGGTCTTCGAGACGAAGGGGCCGCGCTACTCGCTTGCCTCGATGGTGGTCATGGGCTTCGTAGCGGCGATTCTGAGCACGGTGACGGTGGCGGGCAACGTCATGGTGATGATCTCCTTCAAGATCGACAAGCAGCTGCAGACGATCAGCAACTACTTCCTCTTCTCACTGGCCATCGCGGACTTTGCCATCGGCGCCATCTCGATGCCGCTGTTCGCGGTTACCACCATCCTGGGCTACTGGCCGCTAGGGCCGATTGTCTGCGACACCTGGCTGGCCCTCGACTACCTGGCCTCGAACGCCTCAGTGCTGAACCTGCTGATCATCAGCTTCGATCGCTACTTCAGCGTCACTCGGCCGCTCACGTACCGCGCCAAGCGCACCACCAACCGGGCGGCGGTGATGATCGGCGCCGCCTGGGGCATCAGCCTACTGCTCTGGCCGCCCTGGATCTACAGCTGGCCCTACATCGAGGGCAAGCGCACGGTGCCCAAGGACGAGTGCTACATCCAGTTCATCGAGACGAACCAGTACATCACCTTCGGCACAGCGCTCGCCGCCTTCTACTTCCCCGTCACGATAATGTGCTTCCTCTACTGGCGCATTTGGCGCGAAACAAAGAAGCGGCAGAAGGACCTGCCCAATCTGCAGGCGGGCAAGAAGGACTCCAGCAAGCGCTCGAACAGCAG TGACGAGAACACTGTGGTCAATCATGCAGGCGGCGGCCTGCTGGCCTTCGCCCAGTTGGGCGCCAACGATCACGACACCTGGCGACGGCCGCGCTCCGAGAGCTCTGCGGATGCGGAGAGTGTCTACATGACCAATATGGTCCTCGATTCCGGCTACCACGGCATGCACTCGCGCAAGTCAAGC ATCAAAAGCACCAATACAATCAAAAAGCCGTACAACTGCTTCGGCAGCGTCAAGGAGTGGTGCATTGCGTGGTGGCATTCCGGGCGCGAGGACTCCGACGACTTTGCCTACGAGCAGGAGGAGCCTTCTGATTTAGGGTATGCAACACCAGTAACAATTGAAACTCCTTTACAAAGCTCCGTCTCCAG ATGTACCTCGATGAACGTGATGCGGGACAACTACTCGATGGGGGGCAGTACGAGCGGAGTACGGCCCCCCAGCATTCTGCTGTCGGATGTCTCGCCCACGCCCCTGGCCCGGCCCCCGATGCCACTCAGCTCTATCTCGCAGATGCAGGAGCTGAATGCCACCGGAAACAACAGTCAAAACAGCAGCAATAGCGGTGCGGCGGCGAACGCGGGAGGAGCCAGTACAGGGAACGGAGCTGCCAtcggcctgggcctgggcttgggcttgggaaTGGCCACGGCGAATGGAACGGCCAGCTGCAGCAACACCAACGGCAATGGAAACGTGAATGCGAATGGGAATAGCGCTAATACGGCGGTTCGTGACTCCCGCACGCTGCCCGTGATCAATCGCATTAACTCCCGCTCCGTCAGCCAGGACTCGGTCTACACGATACTCATTCGCCTGCCCTCAGACGGAGCCTCATCCAATGCGGCAATGAgcagagcaggagcagcaggaggaggaggagcaggagcaggctCAGCTGAAGCCGCTGCGGTAGGTGCAAGCGCAGTGGCAGTCGGCCAAGGCGATTATGCGCCCTCCATCAAGATGATACAAGAGGATGCGACGCCCTCGACACTGGCCAGCAGTGCTGCAGTCACCACCGTACCCCCTCTGGCCACCCGCCGGCCGTTGCCGTCGCGAGACTCCGAGTTTAGCCTTCCGCTGGGACGGCGCATGTCACACGCCCAACACGATGCCCGCCTGCTCAATGCCAAGGTCATTCCCAAGCAGCTGGGCAAGGCAGGGGCCGCCGGCGCAGCGGGTGGGGCTGCGGGGCAGCACGCCCTCATGAATGCCCGCAATGCGGCGGCcaagaagaaaaagaagtCGCAGGAGAAGCGGCAGGAGACGAAGGCGGCCAAGACGCTGTCGGCCATTCTGCTGAGCTTCATCATCACCTGGACGCCGTACAATATCCTGGTGCTGATCAAGCCGCTGACCACCTGCTCGGACTGCATTCCCGCCGAGCTGTGGGACTTCTTCTACGCGTTATGCTACATCAACTCGACCATCAACCCCATGTGCTATGCCCTCTGCAACGCATCCTTCCGGCGCACCTACATCCGTATCCTCACCTGCAAGTGGCACACCCGCAACCGCGAGGGCATGGTGCGCGGCGTCTACAACTAG
- the LOC108158242 gene encoding uncharacterized protein LOC108158242 has protein sequence MGCSSSKSAPTIDDTKGPVSAESNRMASNKEYPASEAFTIPLDTEQQPEMPLNETLRQPPKRIQQLMQEAAHSEPPTLEELEDKQQKAEQRRQELMQQKLEAIQKNVQILMRGQSEGDGHGEANTE, from the exons ATGGGCTGCTCCAGTTCCAAGTCCGCCCCAACGATAGACGACACTAAAGGCCCCGTGTCGGCCGAGTCGAACAGAATGGCCAGCAATAAGGAATACC CTGCCTCGGAGGCCTTTACCATTCCGCTGGACACAGAACAGCAGCCGGAGATGCCTCTCAACGAGACCTTGAGACAGCCACCCAAGCGCATTCAGCAGCTAATGCAGGAGGCGGCCCACTCGGAGCCGCCCACGCTCGAGGAGCTGGAGGACAAGCAGCAGAAGGCGGAGCAGAGGCGCCAGGAGTTGATGCAACAGAAGCTGGAAGCCATCCAAAAGAATGTTCAGATACTGATGCGAGGACAGAGCGAGGGAGACGGCCATGGAGAGGCGAATACAGAGTAA